Proteins from a genomic interval of bacterium:
- a CDS encoding response regulator, with product MKKPLILIVDDNPHISKLITINLEKEGYEVTHAANGEEGLQKLEAAKPDLVISDVMMPKIDGITMCQQIRTQSSLPMIPFMFLTSIDADVTLKRGFRTGADQYLIKSEINRDVLLAKINDMLKHVNKLAQIDASGNTIQGDLSELSLVEIIQLLHIHKKTGTLTIRRQFYPEATIVADQGEIIHATLGEDLNEKVLQTIAVWKRGEFVFTQSDTDAFPRSIKTSTINLILESCRTAT from the coding sequence TCTTGATTGTCGATGACAATCCACATATTTCAAAACTTATTACGATCAATCTTGAAAAAGAAGGCTATGAAGTGACGCATGCCGCGAACGGCGAAGAAGGATTGCAGAAGCTTGAAGCCGCCAAGCCCGATCTTGTTATCTCCGACGTCATGATGCCAAAAATCGACGGCATTACTATGTGCCAGCAAATCCGTACTCAAAGTAGTCTTCCGATGATACCGTTCATGTTTTTGACGTCGATCGATGCCGACGTGACTTTAAAACGCGGCTTCCGCACCGGCGCCGATCAATATCTCATTAAATCGGAAATCAACAGGGATGTCTTGCTGGCTAAAATTAATGATATGTTAAAACACGTCAATAAATTGGCTCAAATCGATGCTTCCGGCAATACGATTCAAGGCGATTTGTCTGAACTCAGTTTGGTTGAAATCATTCAATTACTCCATATTCACAAAAAAACCGGCACGTTGACCATCCGGCGTCAGTTTTATCCTGAAGCAACGATTGTCGCCGATCAGGGCGAAATTATCCACGCTACATTAGGCGAAGACCTGAACGAAAAAGTTTTACAGACTATTGCTGTTTGGAAACGCGGAGAATTTGTTTTTACTCAATCCGATACCGACGCCTTTCCACGATCAATCAAAACCTCTACGATCAATTTGATCCTTGAAAGCTGCCGCACAGCCACATA